In Rutidosis leptorrhynchoides isolate AG116_Rl617_1_P2 chromosome 2, CSIRO_AGI_Rlap_v1, whole genome shotgun sequence, one genomic interval encodes:
- the LOC139891988 gene encoding uncharacterized protein, giving the protein MSGLKSHDNHILMQQLLPVAIRNILPKHVRSIVMKLCCYYKKLCSKVLNPNDLVQMENDIGKILCDLERIFPPSFFDIMIHLSVHLATEAKLGGPVHYRWMYPIERYLATLKSYVQNKSKPEGSIAEGYLAEECLSFCSLYISSDVETIHNKTSRNHDDGGDENVLPIFSMPGRPIGATNVERLNYDILALAHSYVLFNCSEIDFLRTEHLTVVRRRQ; this is encoded by the exons atgtctGGCCTCAAAAGTCACGATAATCATATTTTGATGCAGCAATTGCTTCCCGTGGCCATAAGAAATATTTTACCTAAGCACGTGCGCTCCATTGTGATGAAGCTATGTTGTTACTACAAAAAATTATGTTCAAAAGTTCTTAATCCTAATGATTTAGTTCAAATGGAAAATGACATTGGAAAAATCCTTTGTGATTTAGAAAGGATTTTTCCACCATCATTCTTTGACATAATGATTCATCTATCGGTACATTTAGCTACAGAGGCTAAACTAGGGGGACCTGTTCATTATCGTTGGATGTATCCAATTGAGAG GTATTTAGCAACATTAAAATCTTACGTGCAAAACAAGAGTAAACCCGAGGGTTCAATTGCAGAAGGATATTTAGCGGAAGAGTGTTTGTCATTTTGTTCATTGTACATATCCAGTGATGTCGAGACTATACATAATAAGACCAGTCGAAATCATGATGACGGTGGTGATGAGAATGTGTTACCAATATTTAGTATGCCGGGTCGACCCATTGGTGCAACAAACGTAGAAAGACTCAACTATGACATCTTGGCTTTAGCACATTCGTATGTATTGTTCAATTGTAGTGAAATTGATTTTTTACGAAC AGAACATCTCACAGTTGTTCGTCGTCGACAATGA